The nucleotide sequence taaggcgacacccgtgggaataccgtgcgtgaggccgcaaagtgatatgaggtgttacatgctagatcgatgtggcattgagtcagggtcctgacacagCCGCACTTGCATGTGCCGACTGAAGGGACCAAGCGAAGGTCATGCCGTGGGTGGAGGGGGCTACGGATAGTCTGCGGGAGCAAGGTGCAGAGAGGGTGCACATCGAAGAGGCAATCGGTGCAGCGGTACACCAAGTCTCCCGGGGGACAGCCCTCCATGGAGAGGTCGCAGACCCATCCATCACAGGAGCTGGGCATGCGGCTTAGCGTGAGGGTGTGCCAGGGGTGCGCGAAGAAGGAGATTGTCTGCTTGAAGTAATCGGCGCAAGCCTCATGGATGTCGAAGTCGCAGGCGCTGCATCGGTAGCCCATGAGGCCGGCCAGCTTGGATCGGCAGATGTCGCATATGTGGTTGGAAGTGCCATTGTACTGCGTCTTGAGAAGCACATGTGGGTCGGCGAAGTGTCTCCGGTGACCAGACGCCATGGCTGTGGGCCTGTGGCCAAACAAAGATATGTATGTGTTTTTGGTTTGGACAAACACAAGAGAACCCCTGATGCTAAACTGAGCTAAGCTAAGCTAAGCTAAGCCTGACTCTGGGGAGTTGGGCTTGGGTATGCCCTTCCGGAGCAAATCAATTAGTATATTTATAGAGGGACACTAGCGGGAAATACTCATTGGTTCCTGGGGACATCTGTCCCCGGAATCTCACCCCACATCCGACCCTGCCTATTAGTATTTTTCTATGCCAGCGTTTCGTATTGCAACGTTCTCTCCCGCTCCTTTTCTGGTATTTTATTCCTCCTGACCTGTTCCGCTGCATGTCCCACACTCATTTATCCATCTACCTCCTCCCCAACTGTACCTGACATTGCGTGCTGTGTATAAAAAGTAGCTGTCCATCTTTGCAGTCTGCTGCATTATCACATAGATTAGTCTGTACTGctaattactccctctgttccaaaatagatgacctaattttatactaaagttagtacaaagttgggtcatctattttgaaacggagggagtacatgtactGGCCATCAAACAGAGTACGTTATTATTCTTCCGGCCCCCACCGTGATCAGTGTTCATCAGTTATTCTAATTACATGGAGTGGCCATCAAACGAATATTTCACTAAGCAACGAATATCACTGTTCATCCGCGACCAACCCATCTGCTGTTATCTCCCCGCTTCACTATCCTACCCTGCGACAGCACACCACTCTTCCCTTCCCAAACCACCTTCTCTTCCCCGCCACTCTGTTCCACTACGAACCCTAGATCCAGAATTCCGACCTCGTCGACCCCTTCTTTGCGCCCCATCCCCAATCCTCCCTCCTACAGCAGTGGTCATCCACGGAGGAGGGATTTGAAGCACGCTCTCCGCTCCTGCAACACGCGGTCGTCACTGTCAGGTGAGCTTTCCAAATCCATCCATGCCCCCTCCCTTCCTTCTTCAACATCTCATATGATTCCATCGCTCGGTCCTAATATATTGCATATATATGAATCTATCAGCACGCGTGATGGATCAAGATGATGGTCTGCATCACCCCGCCGTCGACCTTGTCGCCAGTGACCCCGCCTGCCCGACCCCAACATCCAGGACCTCTCTTCAGAAAGTTTGTGCTCTTATCACTACATTCAACGAATTCAAACGCAGGCTGGTTGTAGAAATTGGTTTTGGTGGCATGTTGCGTCTCCCGGCTATAACTAGGCTTAATTTAAAATTCAGCACATGGATCATGAGCATGGTCGATGGTCCGAACAGATGCATCAAGTTATCTCATGATAGATCTATTAAATTCTGGCTAGAGGATATCCACAAAGTTTTTGGCATACCATGTGGCACAATAGGCATCCATAGCCCTGAATATCAACAAGCCGAAAGTTCAGTTTAGTTCTTTAGATCTGTTCTTGGTTTTTCTGACAAAGGGAATCAAGTGCTCAAGAATGTCGAAGCAGTTCTATTGAAAGATTTATCTGAGTCAACTGTGAGCAATTTAGAGATTGACTGTTTCAAGATGGCTTTCGTGATTTATTCCATGGGCCACATCCTCGCACCGTCTACTAAGCATGACGTGTCAGTAATAGATTACTGGGCAGCTATTGCAAACACGGATAAAATCGTGGACTTCAACTTTTGCGAGTATGTATTTGCTGATTTACTGGCAGCTTACTGGCAGCTTGCGAGTATGTATTTACTGATGCTTGTTCTTACACTGCCCACAAAGCTAGCCATGTTATTATTGCTGACAAGCTTCACGACGCCCTCTTCACATGTTTCAAAAAGTATTTCAAATCATGGCATGTTGACTCAACTAATTGGAAGAAAAATTTCCAGTTTCTCTCCGCCACATTGTTTGACGAGAGCGGTGTCTGTATGCTTCACATCGCTCGTCACTTCAATGGCATCGGACTTGCTTCTAAGCTTTCCAATGTAAGCCTATATACTTTTGTTTGTACTTTACTTTCTGCAACACAATACTCACTTTCACTCTTACTCGTTTGGAATACTCAGGAAACACTTGCTCATCGGAAGAAACTCATGGCGGCCGAGTTACTGCAGCTAGATGGCAACCTCGCCACCTTCCCATCAGCAAAAGCAATATTTGATGGCCACCATAATGAATGATCGTCTGCCTTTCAGACCTTCTAGCTATTATTATCTATGATGTACGGCTGCGAAATACTTTCATAAATCGAGTTGAATGAAACCAGTGTTGGTTTTTTGCTGCAtaatatgaaaagaaaataaaGGTGCTTGAAAGAGGATTCGAACCCAGGTCTATGCAATAGCTGTTGAGCCTAATAACCAACTAAACCACATGTTGTTATTGTCTATTATAGATAAACAACGTTATTTAAACCCTTCTTATTTCTGTCATATCAGAAGAAAAAAAAGTTTGGCTTGGTAACTTTGGCATTGACCAGCGTGATAACTATGGTATGAGCAACATGATAACTATACCATGATAAGGCTGGTAACTACAGTACGAGAAGGTTAAGGCATGGGGAAGTATGGTAATTTAACACAGAAATTACTGGTGAAAATGTTTCAAAAAGTCCCCCCTGGATGAAAGATACCATGGTGTTTAAAACGTAAGATATTAGTTATCATGTCTGCGATGTATACATTATCATGTTTTTTACACAGAAATTACCGGGTgtatgtttttcaaaaaaaaaaaatctggTCAAAAATTCCAGTGGCGTTTCTATGGGAGTTATGAACTTTGTATGTCtctattaccatgctatttacatagaaaTTACCGGGTCCCCCCCTCGCCACAGTCGCCACATTTACCAGGatcgggtacataagttatcaggtgtaccatgtatgagttatcatgttatttgcacatAAGTTACCGTGGCATGTTTCAGCGACTtgccccacccccaccctcgccgACCAAGTCATCAGGACCGGGGGTAAATAAGTTATCGGGTCCGCAATgtttgagttatcatgttatttgcacagaaGTTACTATGGTATGTTTCAACAACTCCCCCACCCCCATCCTCACCGAAGTTATAGACAACGTATTTAGGACCGGGGCACACAAGTTATCAGGTCTATAAAATGTGAGTTACCATGTTGTTCACACGAAAGTTACCAGAGGATATTTCAtcacccccccgggggggggggggtcggtaaAGTTAGCAGGaacggggtacataagttatcaggtttgTGATGTGTGAGTTACCGCTATTCACAGAAAacacaccggggggggggggggagggttatATTTCATCAACTATTTCTCCATACTTTCCAAAATTAACATGGCGTTCGTATGTACGTGAGTTATCGAGAGTATATTTAGAGCAAAACAAATATCTGGGGTCACAATTACAACGGTGTTCGATAAATTACCGGATGTATACTTTTTAAAAACTTTTTTCCCGGGTCAAGAAAGTTATCGCATCTAGGCTCagtaagttatcaggtctgctATACGTATATACCAAGTTATTTACACATGAGTTACCAGAGgtgtttttcaacaaaaaaaaaATAGTAGGTTCAAAAATTTACCATGTTTCAGCTAATTAAGTTACCAGCTAAGCACTGCGTATATTACCATGCTCGGGATAGATGGCAAGAACCACTAAATTTGAAGCAAAATCTCGTCCGACCCAGCAAATTACGATTTCATTTTGTCGAACTATTTAACTCAACTGGAAACATGCATaaaatcaagacaaacaacattaGTCGAGCTTTAGGAATTGACACAAGTACCACCACGCAACAATTTATTACAATAAGCAGCTTAGTCCATGTGGTTCATGTCCCTCGTCACAATTCTTGAGTCTGAAATTTGACTCCAGCTCCCAACAAAAAAAAATCGAGAATTAGCACATCTTTTATTTTGATGCTACGAGATTTAAAAGGTTCAGTTCTTCCTGTTCAGTTATGTTGAGTTAGATTTCTCGTTTTTCATATATTACCTCAAGTATTGCAGGGCATACATGTAAAGTTATGTTGAGCAGTGGGTTATTCCTGTTCAGTTTCCTCGCGCCACTTACTATCTCATCTATGGCATATTTCCCCCAATTGACATCCGTCACGTCAGCATGCATTATCAACATCATATAAGAGCTTCGGTTCACACATGTTTTTTTCTGCCCAGGAGCAAGTGCAATTGAAAGATAAAGCATTGCAAATGCTCTCTGAGTTCTCACAGCGTCCTCGCAATTTGATCCCAACTCCTTATTGTTATCTCCCATCAGTAGCGCGACTAGTTCGTAAACTGATATTTCTTCAGATAAAACTGGGAGCTTCAGTATGCTCCGCGCAGCCTTTATTTCGCCATCCATTACTATGCCTTCACACACTGGAATTATGGACGAACCTCCCATCATGTTGCCTGTTATGTTAGCTGCAGTTTCTGTAAGATGGACTATGTCACAATGAGCAGGTCCAATCCTTAGTGCTCTCTCATCAGGCATGACATTCAACATCAACCAAGCTGAATGATTAAGGTCAGTATGAACCATCTTGTTAATCCAttccactcctccaagtcctattTTCCGGATCAAAGACTACTGCTCTTCTGAAAGTACATAATACAGCTTTTGCAAATCAGATGGTCCAAATCTGTACTGTTCCTTACCGGCAACTACAGTACCAAGTGCTTCTGTTTTACTGCTCGAATGCCCATCTATTTGCCCTGAATCCTTAACAAGATCTATTGGGCTTTTACTACTCAATCCATCCGCACTAACCATATATGATTTATCTGGTTTCTGTCCTACTTGAGCCGACTGTACCACATCTAGTACACCCTGATAGTTATTTTGATGCAGTTAGTGAAGAAAACTACGTTTCAACTCCTCTATAGCAGCTAAATGAGATAGATGCATTTTACATACCTTTGATGCAGACAGATCCGCCATTGCAGCCACCACCCTGAGCTCTCTTCCGCGCCCTGACTGTGAGACCGTCGGCTGTTTTGCTTGACCTGGGGTTGACGACTATGCTGAGTTTATGAGACCGACTTGGATGGACTAGCTTCTTGCTGTAGCTCTACCTCCAACATTTCCACCGACACTTCAATTAAAGGATGGCCAACCAACCATCAGAAGTAACTGCGCTCCGCTTATTCTACTGCTAGAAAACTAAAGGCGGGGCAATTATCTTAGACATTCTTCTTACTGTAGCTTCTTGCTGACTAGCTTCTTGTTGTAGCTCTACCTAAAACATTTCCACCGACGCTCCAATTAAAGGATGGACAACCAACCACCAGAAGTAACTGCACTCCACTCCACTAATTCTACTTCTAGAAAACTAAAGGCAGGGAAATTATCTTAGACAGTAGTATTAGTTATAAAACCGCATTCAGCCAGGCATAAAGTTTTGTTCTTCTTATTGCCATTTTTTCACAAGGGACGTTGCTGTTTTTAAAAACTTTTTTAGCATCCCGATAATCTATATAACCTTCTGTTAGAAGAGAGAGAGATGATTGGTTTCGTGGAATAGTTGatatattgcttgagcctcgtgggcatatatataggagtacaatgatttACTTGGAGGTATTGCTTGAATAGTTGATATATTGCTTGAGCCGTCATCAAGGAGGTATGGCCGTAAATACGCCCCGTGGTTGTCATATTTTAGAGTATGACACTATCCATTGTGTTTTAGCAGAAAGAACatccgccggactgtgtccggggatcctgccaaccgTACCTCTACTAGCCGGATTCCAGATCCGGTCTCGAGGACGGAGGCCAACACAGAAGCAACACCGGACTATCCTCATACAGAGGATTCAAATAGAATGTCCgttacaaattccgaagtggaaagcgccatgaatcacggGAAAGCACTCCGCGACCCTGGTTTTTCAGacgaggcttttaatgccttcaactcaggtgatgcgtacatccgagccgctcaggaagggcttgctagagccatggaccagtatttgaaagatatacgggtaagtatAAAAATATGATAATTATgtatattagtagcccctgagacttaaagcagttggtacaactgatttaaggatcattgtacatATAGGTTCTttcggagaagaacaacctgttatctcaagagctggaagagtgtcgaacccagatAACGGCCACTATGGCCAAGCTGTCAAGATCCAAAGATGTGGTATGTATTCCCGAATTGAGGAAAAACAATATTGTGTTCATAAACCAGTAACGCTAACAATATCTGATGACCAAAATCCTCAGATAATCCAGAACCGAATCCGGGAACCCCACAAGAGGGTGAGCAAGAGGCACAAAGGCCAGCAGCCGCTGGCGAGCGTGTACTTACATGGGCCATACGGAAGAATAACACGCTCCAAGATGCTAATACCCAGCtgggtgaagaattgaaagatgttcgggcccagctggctgactctgtgaaggaaaataagaggcttcaGCGCGGAATTTTTAGTATGTTCTCAAACGAACATTTACAGAGTTCGGTAAAGAGAggaactaacagagttatgtctgtaggtatgctgacgggccgtcccgaagaggagatgcccggatcctcaggcgatctgctaaaagagctttcgcaactgcacgagcaagttcggcaggtcatgcggagtgtcgccaaggccttgtggccatctgcctccctACCAGGAAGTATGAGGGAGCTTGCTCAGcttttcaagggagcgcggcggcgtttccgactatggaagatatctccCTGTCGAGAAGGTgcgagggaggcttgggccatggtgaaaacacggtataccaagcttgatctgaatcatatggcccgggttggacctgtagggtcagatgagaaagagattcccgttagtctggtatatgaccaggtagaattagccgcaaaatattcccaacaggattgtagactagacaacctgttggatgtcATAGAATAAGAAGCATTTGAGTCTAAATGagtatgtacttcaattgacatacttgtccctagccggattgtaaaacatttgaaatggcggaccttttcgcttcagcctctggacccgacagtccggagtgtttctgaatacccgctcagtaatataaaccggggtacgtgtagaaaccaggcgtaggggtcataattgcttgaacagacaagtacccaactagctatgttatattacatggttagtaagaaacatcttccagagagaatagttcccttaggggttcctttccctgggtacgcatgcattaacgtgcatgtccgaactgcgatcaAAAAGCACAGGACATGTAACATATGGGGGTTTGTATTGCGATAGgttaaaaacatctttagtccaccaATCGAATATTTcgttaagaacactagctttcgacttcacccagtctgaggtacacgtctggagtacccggcagtaacaatcgcagaggtgctccctttatgccctagccgaactaacgggaacgtagggcataagcacaggagccaggcaatccagcttggccaaaacttaagtcatatcgatgcatataatggcgaagaaaaggtgcaTATGGAAAAAGGACGCATATGCAGTGGGCTTGATGCCCtaaagataattatattaagcttctatataagaagcccccaggtatagtgaccGCACATATTTGAAAATTAGTGCGTTACAAGTGTGTAGTCTAGCCACGATAAAGCGTCAgagcttttcaaaaaggaaaggcaAGAACAGGGCTAAAAAGAAAATTGAAAGCAACAGACGGAAGGAGACGAACagggagttcggcgctaggcgtagaaccttcggagtctggctgcgttccatgggttcggctcgaggcaaTTATCGGATGCATCCCCGCAGTGGGTACGCTCCaccagtgagaactttgtcaataatgaagggaccctcccacttgggcttgagattgtcctttttcttctccggtagacgtagaacgagttcgccaatattataagtcttggcccgcacttctctggtttgatacctgcgagcctgttggtgatagaatgcggaacgggcttttgcgacatcgcgatcctcttccagggcatctaaactgtcctgccgaccgagctcggcctctctctctctcttcgtacatgcgcactcgaggtgagtcatgaataatatcgtagGGAAGCAcaacctctgcgccatacaccatgaagaagggtgtgtatccggtagtgcgatttggtgtggtccacagcccccagagtgcggagttgagctcctcaacccagtgcgtgtctgattcttttaaggatcgcactagtctaggtttaatgcggctcataataagaccattggatcgttcgacttgaccgtttgtttgagggtgatagacggaggcgtaatcgagcttaatgccgatcttgccgcaccaagttttcacctcatcggccgtgaaattggagccattgtcggtgatgatgttgtgggggacaccataacggtgtactacacccgatatgaagtctatcacaggtccggattcggctgttttaactggtttggcttctatccaccatgaccaacaggtattttttttcttatggcttcctcctttaaggggtccaaccatatcaagcccccagaccgcgaaatgccaagttatggggattgtttatAGGGCGGTGGGtgccatatggctttggttggcgaaaagctggcatccaacgcaatgttggaaaaggtcttgtgcgtctgctcgggccgtcggtcaggaaaaacctgtacggaaggccttgcttacaagggcccgagctgcggcatggtgaccgccgaggccgacgtgaatttcagccaagagctgctgcccttcctcctcggagatacatctttgaagtaccccggtagcgcttttcttataaagctctccctcatggactttgtaggctttagagcgccgcacaatgcagcgtgcctcattttggtcctcggggagttcgtgcctattaaggtaggccaagaagggttcggtccatggggcgataacagccatgatgagatgggccgagggtgttattttggtggcagagcccccgattatgtcagtgtgttcaacttctggggttgtggtcggatccggactgatgtttccggtctccccttgccacactacggatggcttaaaaagcctttccagaaagatattgggtaggacggggtcgcgcttagtaccgatacgggcgaggacatccaccgcttgattgttttctcgaaccacatgatgaaattcgagcccctcgaaccgagctgacatcttaagGACGGCATTATGATATGGAGATGACCCTCGGACcacatttatttgagatattgcaaggtttgaatccccacgcacttgtAGGTGCTGAATGTACACGGAGAtgaccatccgaagaccatgcaacagagccttgtatttggctgcattgttggagtctgtgtataatatttggagtacgtattggactgtatctctagTGGGGGGGGGTGAGGACGATGCCTGCTCCCAGacctgccagcattttagagccgtcgaagtgcatgatccagttggagtatgtgtcgtactctttagggagttcggcctctgtccatttggACGAAGTCCACCAATACATGGGATTTAATGGTTctccgtggtttatatgttatgtcgaatgggaggagctctatggcccacttggcaatccggcccgtggcatcgtggttgtttattatgtcattaagtggtacttcagaggccaccgtgattgaacactcttgaaagtagtgtcataatttccgggatgccataaagaccgcgtatgctattttttgataatgtgggtaccgggatttgcatggtgtgaggacagtggatacgtagtataccgactTCTGAATCGGAAATTTGTGTCTGTCttcctctcgttcgacaacgagcaccgcactcacaacttggtgtgttgcggctatgtataacaacataggttcacCGATGTtcggcgtggccaggattgggttgcttgctaaaagagcctttatttcctctagtccggccgttgccgcgtccgtccactcgaagtgttcagtttGCCGAagtaggcgataaagtggcaatacCTTTTCTCCCAAACTGGAGATAAAGCGTTTTAAcgctgccacgcatccagttagtttctggatttgtttgaggtctattgaggtagccaactgtgacaaagctcataTTTTGGCTgggttttcttcaattcctctattggaaac is from Triticum aestivum cultivar Chinese Spring chromosome 1B, IWGSC CS RefSeq v2.1, whole genome shotgun sequence and encodes:
- the LOC123098500 gene encoding uncharacterized protein; its protein translation is MDQDDGLHHPAVDLVASDPACPTPTSRTSLQKFLSATLFDESGVCMLHIARHFNGIGLASKLSNETLAHRKKLMAAELLQLDGNLATFPSAKAIFDGHHNE